CACATCCTCAAGCAGGACCAGCTGGCGCCGCCGGGCTTCCTCGTCGTCGAACGGCTGCTGGTGCGGCTGCCGATCCCCGTCGAGGCGTCGGGCCGGCTCTTCCCCCTGCTCTGCGGGCTGGCGAGCATGCTGCTGATCGCCCCCCTCGCCCGCCGCTACCTCGACCGGCTCGCCGTCCCGATCGCCGTGTGGATGCTCGCGCTGGCCGACCACCTGATCTACTACTCGGCCGAGATCAAGCCGTACACGTGCGACCTGATCGGGGCGATGGCGACGCTGCTTTTGGCCGTCCCCCCCGGCTCGGCGGGGCCGTCGCGGCGTCGCCTGGCGGCGCTGGCGGCCTGGGGGGTCGTCGCCCCCTGGTTCTCGTTCCCCGTCGTCTTCGTGCTGGCGGGCGTGGGCCTGCACCTCATCGTCCGGGCCTGGCGGGCCGACGGCGCGCGGGGCGCGGCGCGGGCGGTCGCCGTCTGCGGGGGATGGTTCATAAGCTTCCTGGGCTGCTTCTTCGTCTCGCGGGCGATCGTGAGCAAGGGGGACTTCCTCTGGACCTGGTGGAACTTCTCGTTCCTCCCGATCCCGCCCCGGAGCTGGGTCGACGCCCGGTTCACGATCGAGACCGTCGCCAACGTCTTCATCAACCCCGGCAGCGTGCTGACGCCCTTCGGCTTCATCAGCACGGCGATCCTGGCCTCGGCCCTGGCGTTCGCGGGGGCCTTCTCGCTGGGGAGACGCTGGCGCGGGGGGCTGTTCGTGCTGCTGACTCCCCTGCTCTTGCACCTGGCGGCGTCGGCCCTGCGGCAGTACCCGTTCCACGGCCGGCTGATCCTGTCGCTGGTGCCGACCTACCACCTGCTATTGGCCGAAGGCATGGCGGCCGTCGGCCGGGCGTCGCGGCCCTGGGCCACGCTCGTGCTGGCCCTGGCGTTCGTCGGCGGCCAGGCGGGCGACATCTTCTGGAACCAGATGGTCATGCCCAGGTCGCGGTCGCGGCCGTTCGACACCCACGGCGACCTCAAAAATGACCTTCTGGACGACCTGGACTTCCGGCGCAAGATCAAGCCGAAGACTCCGGAGGCCGTCCCTCTCGGCCTTCACGAGCCCGGGCGATCGTCCTTCTCCCCCCCGTGGGAGAAGGTTGCCGGAGGCCGGATGAGGGGCTCGTCATCCGACGCCGACCTTCTCACAGCCCAGGGCCGCACCGGCTTCGAGGTTCGAGGATCCGGGATTGGGATCCCCCTCATCCGGCCCTGCGGGCCACCTTCTACCACCAGGGGAGAAGGACGATCGGCCACGGCCTCGACGCTCGTACCATCCCATCCGGCGACGGCAGGATGACCTTCGAATCCCGGCGCGTCGGGGGCTGGGTCGCGATCCTGGGGACCTTGCTCGTCGCGGCGGGCTTGCGGATCTACGACCTCGGTGCGGCGAGCTTCTGGTACGACGAGGTCGTGACGATGCGGCTGGCGGAGACGCCGACGCCGGCGGCGATGCTGCGGCTGCTGTCCGAGATCGACGCCACCCGCGCGCCGCTGCATCCGCTGCTGCTCCAAGGCTGGCTGAGGGCGTTCGGGAACTCGGAGGCGTCGGGGCGGGCCCTGAGCGTCCTCTTCGGGCTGGGGACCGTCGCGTTGCTCGCGCCGCTCGGCCGCCTGGCCTTCGACCGAACCACCGGCCGATGGGCGACCTGGCTGGGGGTGGTCAGCCCGCTGCTCGTGTACTACTCGCGCGAGGTCCGGATGTACGCCCTGCTCGTCTTCCTGACGACGCTCGCCTGGACGCTGCTGTTCGCCTTGCGGGCGTCGACGACGCGGGCGAAGACGATCGGCTACGCGGTTTGTTGCGGGGCCCTGTTGTTCACGCACCCCCTGGGGCTGCTCATGTGGGGGACGCTGGCCAAGGCCTCGGCGCTCGACGCCCGGGGGTTCTTCGGCTCGCGGCGGGCCTGGGCGGCGGTGCACTTCGGGGTGCTGGCGGCCGCGGCCCCATGGCTCGTCCGCTACTTCGACCACGCGCCCGAGTTCCTCACCGGGACGCTGCCGATCAGGTTCCTGCTGGGGACGCCCATCGGCTTCCTGGGGGGCAATTTCCTGACGCTTGCAGCGATGACGGGCCTGATCGCGTACGGGCTGACGCATCGCCCAAGGGACCCGGACCGGCCCATGGGCGTCTGGGTCGCGCCGGCCGGCCTGACGCTCTGGCTGGTCCTGCCGCCGACGATCCTCTACGCCTATTCCGCGGTCGCGAACCCGATCTTCGGTCCGTCGCGATACACGCTCTTCTGCGCGCCGGCGTTCCTGGTCCTGATCGCGCAGGGGCTGGCCCGGCTGCCCGTCGGGGGCCGCTGGGCGGCCGCCGCGGGGATGTCGGCCCTGGCGTTCGCGACGCTCCCCGGCCTGGCCTACGACCCCGACGCCAGGGCCGACTGGCGGGGCTTCGCCGCGCGACTCGCGTCCGACGTGCAACGCGACCCGGGCTTGCGGCCGATCGTGTTCGTCGCCTCGGCGTCGCGCCCGAACGTCGAGGTCGAGACGGCCCGCTATTACCTCGGCCGGCTCGGCCCGGTCGTCGACTTCGCGACGTTCGAGGCTCGTCTCCACGACCGCGAAGGCCGCACGGCCTACCTGGCCGCGGGGGCCCGGTCGCTCGCCGGGCTCGACCCCAGCTTCGCGGCCCGCGTCACGGCCGCGGAGCCGGCCTGGACGCGGGGGCCGCTGGTGTTCCGCCTGCGGGCGGGGGCGCCGGCGCCGTCTCCGGGGACGCCTCCAGGACCGGGAACGCCAGGCCGTTGAGCTCCTGCGAGAAGGCCGAGCGCGCCTGGCCCAGGGCGCGGGCGGTGGCGGCCCCCATGCGCAGGCTGCGCTCGCGCATCTCGCCGGCCACGGCGCCGAGGCCGAGGGACTCGGCGATCTTGAAGACCGACTGGACCTGCGGATCCTGGCCGATGTCGGCCGCCGCGCCCGGGTCGACCTCCTCGGGCCGGACGGTCGCGTTCCGCGAGCCGTAAAGGACCCACCCCTGCGGGCCGCGGACCCAGAGGGCGACGTCGACCTGGACGCGGCTGAGGTCGGGGGCCATGTCCATCCGCGTGACGACGGCCCCGGCCCCCCCCTTCGCGGCGATCTTCGCCAGCGCCGGGGCGAGCGGGTCGACGGCCGCGGCGTCGGGGTCGAGCAGCTTGCCGATCTCGCCGAGCGCCGAGCCGAGGTCGAGCGGGGCGTCGAGCGGCCGGCCGCCGTCGGCCGGGTCGGGGAGCAGCAGGTTGTTGTATCGCAGGAACCGGCGGCCGGCGTCGACCGAGACCTCGGTGGCCGCCCGGCGAGCGAGCCATTTCGCCTCGGGCTCGGCGACGATCGGCATGAGCTTGTCGAGCGGCGGGACCTCGTCGCCGTCGGCCGTGAAGCCCCGGCCCTCGATCGCGTCCTGGACCTCGCCGGGCGGCCGGTCCTCGGCGTCCGGCAGGCCGCAGAGCCAGGCCAGGGCGAGCATGCGCCGGCTGGCGTCGGAGTTCCGCTCGGCCGAGCGGCAGCCGTCGCGGGCGATGCGCACCGAGAGCAAGGGGGCGTCGAGCCCATTGGGATCGTCCAGACGCTTCAGCTCGCCGTCGATCCAGGTCGCGACGCGATCGCCGCCGGCCTTCCCCCGCTCGTCGCGCCAGGCTTCGAGTCGCTTCCGGCGCTCGGCGAGGGCCGGCTTGCGCATGGTCTCGGCGTTGCGGATCCACCTCGCGGCCAGCTCGGGGACGTGGGCCTGGGCCCAGTCGCGGCGGACGAGCATGTCGAACCCGACGCGCGGCCCGGCGGCGGGCGACGTCACCAGGCCGAGCAGGACCTTGCCGTCGCGGAGCGTCACGCGGTCGGCGACCGTCAGGGCCGGCGGGGCGGCCTCGGGCCTCGCCGCTCGGGGCTTCTTCGCCTCTTGCAAGGGCGGGGCGATCGCCAGGCAGGCCGCCGACAGCACGACGCTGAGCATGATCCACCTCGTCGGGATTTCCCGGTCGACTTCAAGCGAGGGGCGGTTCGCCCCTATTATAGAGCGGTCCGCCCGCCGCAAGGGGGCCTGTTGCAATTCCGGAGCCGCGGGGCGATCGAAGCCATGCCGACCCACCTGGAGCCGCTGGGCGACCGGGCCTTCCTGGCCCGGTTCGACGCCGAGGACGACGCCCGCCGCTGGGCCGTCGCCGTCCGTGCGCGGGGCTTCTCCGGGGTCGTCGACGTCGTGCTCGCCTACCGCTCGACGGCCGTGATCGCCGACCCCGAGGCCTGCGACCTCGACGAACTCGGGCGTGCGCTCGGGGAGCTGGCGCCGGTCGACGTCGGCGCGGTCGGGGGCGTGCGTCACGTCCTGCCGGTCCTCTACGACGGGCCCGACCTCGACGAGGCGGCGGGTCGGCTGGGGATGGACCGGGACGAGCTGGTCGCGCGGCATTCGGGGCCCGACTACCGGGTCTTCGCCGTCGGCTTCCTGCCGGGCTTCCCGTATGCCGGCTACCTCCCCGACGAGCTTCGCGGGCTGGCCCGCCGCGACGAGCCCCGGCTGCGGGTGGCGGCGGGGTCGGTGGCGATCGTGGGGCGGCAGACCGGCGTCTACCCGATCGCGTCGCCCGGCGGCTGGCATCTCCTCGGCCGCACGCCGCTGCGGATCGCCGACGCCGAGGCCGGCCGGTTCCCCATCCGCGCCGGCGACCGCATCCAATTCCGGCCCGTCGACCGCGAGGAGTTCGAAGCGAGGTCCGATGAACGCCTCGAACGCTGAACCCCGGTCGATCGACGTGAACGCCGACCTCGGCGAGGGCTTCCCCCACGACGCCGCGCTCCTGGAACGGGTGACCTCCGCGAGCATCTCGTGCGGCGCCCACGCCGGCGATCCGGAATCGATCCGTTGCACCTTGCGCGAGGCCCTCGCCCGCGGCGTCGTCGTCGGGGCCCACCCCGGCTATCCCGATCGCGAGGGCTTCGGCCGCCGCGACAGGGACCTCGACGCCCAAATGGTCGAACGCCTGATCTGCGATCAGGTCGCCGACCTGCGGCGGCTCGCCGACGAGGCCGGCGTCGAGATCCGCTTCCTCAAGCCCCACGGGGCCCTGTACAACCAGGCCCAGAGCCGGGAGGCGACCGCGCGGGGCGTCGTCGCGGCGGCCGTCGCCCTGGGCCTGCCGCTGCTCGGCCAGCCGGGGACGCTCCCGGAAACGCTCGCGCGGTCGGCGGGCGTCGTTTACATCCCCGAGGGCTTCCCCGACCGCCGCTACCGCGCCGACGGCTCCCTGACGCCCCGCGCCGAGCCCGGGGCCGTCCTCGAAAGTCCGGACGAGCTGGCCGCGAACGTCCGGCGGCTAGCCGCGGGCGGCCTCGTGCAGACGCTCTGCATCCACGGCGACGAGGCCGAAGCCCTCGCCAACGCGTCGCGGCTCCGCGCGATCCTGGACGACCTGGGGATCGCGGTCCGGCCGTTCGTGCCGGGGCGATCGTGAGCACCGGACGCATGGGCCTGCTCGCGGTCGACCCAGGATTCTTCACGACGGTGCAGGACCTGGGCCGGCCCGGCGCGCGAGAATTCGGGGTGCCGCTGGGCGGGGCCTGCGATCGCGAGTCGCTGGCGGTCGCGAACGCGCTGGCGGGGAATTCCGCCGACTGCGCCGCGCTGGAGCTGACGCTCCGCGGCGGCCTGTTCGAGGCCCGGTGCGACCTGGGGATCGCCCTGGCGGGGGCGGCGATGGCGGCGACGATCGTCGGCGAGGACGGCCGGCGTTCGATCGCGGTGCCGTCGAGCGCCTGGCTGCGCGAGGGCGGGCGGATCGAGCTGGGCCGCGCCGGTCGCGGCGCGCGGACGTACCTGGCGACGCCCGGCGGCTTTCAGACGGACTCCTGGCTCGGCAGCCGTTCGGCCGAGCGTCCCGTCCGCGCGGGGGACGTGCTGCCCGCCGGGCCGAGCCGCCTGGCCGCTCGCAGGCCGGCGGACGTC
The DNA window shown above is from Paludisphaera mucosa and carries:
- a CDS encoding glycosyltransferase family 39 protein; this encodes MTFESRRVGGWVAILGTLLVAAGLRIYDLGAASFWYDEVVTMRLAETPTPAAMLRLLSEIDATRAPLHPLLLQGWLRAFGNSEASGRALSVLFGLGTVALLAPLGRLAFDRTTGRWATWLGVVSPLLVYYSREVRMYALLVFLTTLAWTLLFALRASTTRAKTIGYAVCCGALLFTHPLGLLMWGTLAKASALDARGFFGSRRAWAAVHFGVLAAAAPWLVRYFDHAPEFLTGTLPIRFLLGTPIGFLGGNFLTLAAMTGLIAYGLTHRPRDPDRPMGVWVAPAGLTLWLVLPPTILYAYSAVANPIFGPSRYTLFCAPAFLVLIAQGLARLPVGGRWAAAAGMSALAFATLPGLAYDPDARADWRGFAARLASDVQRDPGLRPIVFVASASRPNVEVETARYYLGRLGPVVDFATFEARLHDREGRTAYLAAGARSLAGLDPSFAARVTAAEPAWTRGPLVFRLRAGAPAPSPGTPPGPGTPGR
- a CDS encoding 5-oxoprolinase subunit B family protein; protein product: MPTHLEPLGDRAFLARFDAEDDARRWAVAVRARGFSGVVDVVLAYRSTAVIADPEACDLDELGRALGELAPVDVGAVGGVRHVLPVLYDGPDLDEAAGRLGMDRDELVARHSGPDYRVFAVGFLPGFPYAGYLPDELRGLARRDEPRLRVAAGSVAIVGRQTGVYPIASPGGWHLLGRTPLRIADAEAGRFPIRAGDRIQFRPVDREEFEARSDERLER
- a CDS encoding 5-oxoprolinase subunit PxpA, which gives rise to MNASNAEPRSIDVNADLGEGFPHDAALLERVTSASISCGAHAGDPESIRCTLREALARGVVVGAHPGYPDREGFGRRDRDLDAQMVERLICDQVADLRRLADEAGVEIRFLKPHGALYNQAQSREATARGVVAAAVALGLPLLGQPGTLPETLARSAGVVYIPEGFPDRRYRADGSLTPRAEPGAVLESPDELAANVRRLAAGGLVQTLCIHGDEAEALANASRLRAILDDLGIAVRPFVPGRS
- a CDS encoding biotin-dependent carboxyltransferase family protein, encoding MSTGRMGLLAVDPGFFTTVQDLGRPGAREFGVPLGGACDRESLAVANALAGNSADCAALELTLRGGLFEARCDLGIALAGAAMAATIVGEDGRRSIAVPSSAWLREGGRIELGRAGRGARTYLATPGGFQTDSWLGSRSAERPVRAGDVLPAGPSRLAARRPADVGAAEAVAELRVLPGPDWALLDDPDAWMHASFRIGVQSNRMGMRLEGGPVAVVPTPERLSAAVTPGAIQAAGGRLIVLGVACGTMGGYPHVAQVVSADLDRLGRLRPGDAVGFRAVSLADARRLDREAREALHARTLRIAAAARDGPS